AAACATAAAATCCAGATCCAAAGTCTGGGGATATTCAAATGCAAGAAAATGTTTTGAGACCTTGCAGTAATCTGAACATTGGGTCTAATTCACTAGGGTTCTCCATCTGCTGTGTGCACACCCTTAAAAGGCATGGTTAAGCcatgttttttttgttacagtcttcactaaaaagattaataGTCACCacatactcaacacaattaatattaataacaaggaggaaggaacacaatccaaaatagggaaagaacggGTTAaacaatatttagataagttaaatgTACTCAagctggcagggcctgatgaaatccaTCCTAGGATACttattagcaattatttttgagaactcatggaggatgatTGAGGTCCCAGACtactggagaaaggaaaaaaatagtatttagcttttaaaaaggggaacaaagacaacctggagaattatagaccagtcaacctaactttgataTCTGAACAGACACTCggaaaagaaatttttaaataatgcataagcttctagaggataatagggttataatgAAGAGTCAGCACAGATTTGCCAAGaacagatcatgccaaaccagcctaatttccttctttgatagggtactGGCCTAGAGGATGAGAGGAACCAGTAAACAGAAtatatgttgatttcagtgatacagtcccacatgacattcttataagcaaactagggaagaCATTActgaaagagtagttatcagtggttcactgtaaaactgggagggtgtatccaGTGGAATCTTGCTGGGGTCAGTCTTGTGTCTtgtactattaaatattttcattaatgacttgaataatggacTGCAGAGtatgcttctaaaatttgcagaaaacaccaagctggaaggggttgcgagcactttggaggacaggattagaattcaaattaGACCTTGGCAAATTAGACAATTGATTTGAAATCAACATAAGGAAattgaataaaagaaaatgtaacatactatacttaggaaggaaaatcaaatgcacaagtacaaaatgggTAATAACTGACTAACTGGTAGTACTACTGAAAAGCAgatgggggttatagtggatcacaaattgaatatgtgTCAACAGTGTGATGGAGTTGCAAAAAAGACTGATATCTTTCTGATCTATGAACAGGAGTGtggtatgtaagacatgggaggtaattgtcctctctactcagcactggtgagacctcagttggagtcctgtgtccagttctggatgccacactctaggaaagatgtggataaactgagagagtccaaaggagagcaacacaaatgataaaaggttgAGAAAACCTATCCTGTGAAAAACGGTTAAAAAATTGgttatgtttagtcttgagaaaaaaagactgatgGGGGGACCTGATTACAGTCTTCACATATGTTTAGAGATGTTAATAAGAGGACAGGGATCAATTTTTCTCCAGGTCCACTGAAGAGAGGACACAAAGAAATGGGCTTAATCATTGGCAAGGGaaattaggttagatattagaacaAAACCTTTTTCTCTGTACATGTGTTAAGCTCTGGACCAGGTTCCCAAGAGAgattgtgaaatccccatcactggaggtttttaggaaTAGATTGGACAGTCACCTGCCAGGTCTGACCTAGGGTTAATTGGTCCTGCCGCAGCTCAGGGGATTGGATTTcatggcctctcaaggtcccttcctgacttacatttctattattcaaTTAATCTAGCGAGCATGAGAACCAATTGCAGTGAAACTGTGGTGGCATGGACTTCAGTGTGGGCTAGCCACTCCAATACATAGCCAAGGTTCTAAACAGGCATGGCCAGCCcttgctgccatggcttcactgctattggtgcCCAAACTAGCTAGATCAAAACTAATGTGTGTATGTCTATACATGCTGGACTCCTGCCCtcagattgcagtgtagacatacccttaaaccTTAGTTAGGACATAAGTGTGGTGTGGACACACATTGCCCATTTCCAGAGCTGCATTTCACTTTGTATGTGACAATGCTGCAGTTGTGATCATGGTTGTGGAAAACATGTGATCTGAGTGAATCCTAAAATCTGAGAAAcaagaaggcaaatgaaaagcaTCCGGGTTTTTttctaatctcatgattttcaagcCCACTTCCTGAGATTTTGGCGGTCTGACATAATTTCTGAATGTTTGTGGTTGACAATATATGTTTATGTATACATGAGAGTGTTTCTTCTCTGTGTGAATGTATGTGTCTTGGAATAGGTTCTGCCACTGCTTTGTTTAATAGAAGaagtagaagaagaagaagaggaaggttCTTATGAATTTCGAACTTTCAGGAGACtacattttgaagcttttcttcAAACCATATGGGCTACAAATGTACTTTATTTTTAGCGGAACACTGAGATTCTCTTGTATTCacaggacttcaggagctggggctttttaGAATAAAATATTGCTTGATTTGGCAACAATCTAGATGTTGCCTGGAATTTCCCAAGTGgcctaaaggagttaggcacTGAAATTCCATCTGAGATAGGCAActtggaaagacagaaagaaacatCAATTTTTTAATAGAATATATGATCTCTTATTGTAAGTTTGTATTTATACACAGAACAATTTGCTATGACAACTTTCacatagaagaaaataaaataaaaagtgaaagagGGAATCAGAAGTTGGCAGCTGAAGACTAGGAAATTCCAATTTATAAATTATACTAGAAAATCTGAAAGAGGAGAAAGGGATGAGAAGAGGGTGTATAATACAATTATATTGAGATCACGATGGATGTACAATTTAAGAGGTGAAAAAGATGAAGCTATTCCAAGTAGTGGCCACCAGATAACAGCATATATACATGGGGGATGCTACACCAtaaagcaactaacagaagttgatTTGTGTATATATTTGGCAtatactagaaaaaaaatcattatttgttAATGATTTGATATATAGACTGAAATCAAGTGAGTCAGTTTCCAGAAaagctaaaacaaaaaatagtagtTTATCCCAAATCAGTGACATTTTATTTCAATAGAAACATTTTTGTCTCTTTAAGACTGAAGTTAGAACATAAGTAGCAGATTCTACTATCAGTTACACTGTTATAAGTATAGAATAAATCAATTGAAGTCACAGATGTTACACTACGTCTCCACTTACGTAACTAAGaaaagaatctggccctaaacagTTGGCATTATATGTATGTAAGTCCATCCATACAATATAACATAAACCCCAGTTCAGTAGTCCATATATAATAATATAGGCCCAATATGTTATTTCTGGTTATACAATGATCCACTAATTTAGCAATCTTGCTAACATATCTTTTTCACAAGAGAATAGTTAAGAAGGATTACGCATGTCAAAAAGAAACATGCGATAGATTTGAcctctttacacacacacacagaaggtaTATCCTTTCTCACTCCATCCAACTCCATTTCTGACGTAGAGACCCTACTCTGTTCTGTTTAGATTCTGTGAGTGTTAGACAGACTGTATCTAACAATTAGTTGCACAAAATATTCAGGATCACCCCCACTAAACTTATCTTCATGACTTGGTGAAGTATTGTGTCACAGTTACTTGAGCTGTCATCTTATCTACCTGAAAGGTCTTTGGAGGTTAGCCATTCTTCCCACTCCATAATTTCCCCTTTGAGGCTAAGAGCTGACTCCATTCCCATCGCTGTTAATAAAATCTAGAGAATACAGATATGATTAGCTTTTGGTTAATTTCAACCACCCATCAACCAAAATGCCAAGGGAAATTCCTCTTTCTCACATGAAGATTAAATAATGAATCAGAAGAGACGCTGGCTCTTCGGTACTTCATACAAGGCAAGCCAAGCGGGATGTCTGGACCCTGGCTGTTTGCTGAGATAATGGAAGCAAGTGAAGCAAACAATGACTGAAGGCAGAGAGTGCAACAAATATTCTGGTTTCCAAAATGTTGACTGAACAGGGGTCAGATCAGAGATATGAGAACATCCAGATCAGCCTTAAAGGTAAAGCATCCTTTACCCACTCTTTCTTTTTGAAATCAGATGGCAAAATGCAAAGACAAACTTTCAAAGACTCATAATTTCCGAGACCTGAATGCCACTAtgatcatctgacctcctgtgtaaacacagaccatagaacttctgCAAAATAATTCCTGGTAGAACTGGAGAAAGGTctattagaaaaatatccagttgaaactgaaaattgccagtgatggagagtccaccacaaaACTTGGTAAGTTTCTGTAAATAGTTAATtgccctccctgttaaaaatgtgcgcCTTATATCAgaggtcagcaacttttcagaagcggtgtgccgagtattcatttattcactctaagttaatgTTTTGCATGTCAATAgtacattttcacattttttagaaggtctctgttacgtgcctaagtgctctgcagggacgagacacacacacacacacagtgagtgatatggcttttaatgaaggtaaagaaaacacacccgcaacggggactcaaCACATTGCTAattcaaagcagggaacgagtCCAAAACAGCAAGACAGGTCctactaaatataactttatgctaatagcatgtaaaacaactcatacataggcatgtgggagctttcccacaactgaactatctttaatggcaaagggccaggcttttctaaacacacCGGCTTCCCAGGCTGGGCAGTTCTAACCAGCTGCACAAAGCATTTGCTAGCACAAAACACCCTTTAATAACCCGTCCcggagaaggcgaacagccttagctaaaccaccgtgacaaaatcttccgcagtcccttacagtctctttctataagtctataatatataactaaactattgttgtatgtcaagtaaataaggtttttaaaatgtttaagaagcttcatttaaaattaaattaaaatgcagagtcccctggaccagtggccaggacctgagtagcgtgagtgccactgaaaatcagctcgcttgccgcctttggcatgcgtgccataggttgcctacccctgccttataTCCATTCTGAATTTATCTAGCCtcaacttccaaccactggatcattTTCTGCTTGCTAGACTCAAGTGACCAttaccaaatatttgttccctatataagcacttagggccagatttgtaaagacATTTAGGTGCTGAGTAGGTTTTCAAAATAGCCTAGGGGCCTAAaattcattaaagtcaatgggaaacagATACCAAAATGCTTTTGAACATTCCATTAAACATCCAAATACTCTTTACAAATCTAacccttaggccctgatccacaaAGAGACTTGGACATTACAACAATCATTGTTGCAACACCTAACGTTTAAGTGCCTTGAAAATCAAGGAATTCACAAACGCTGGGTTAGTTgctatgggtatatctacactgtacTGGAAACCTAGCCAAAGAGGGACATTTTTCATCTCAAGAGGTAGAATATAAAAGCAGAACTTTTAAACATTCATAGCACCGGCCAGGTCTTTGATTAAAGAAGCAACCTGTCTGATTTCGTTTTCTTTGAAATAGGGCACCAGAATATGAAAAATCTGCTCCAAATTGAGGCAACTCAGTTCCCTGGCAGTGAAGTTTTGAATATTTCTATAATGAGGTGTAAGGATGCTCACTAAAATAAAACATGATCTGCAAATTCTATTCTGATTTGCTCTGTGATTCTTAGATGCAACCAATggcaaacagaaaatggagaAATCAAACATCCATCACAgaattcatcctcctgggattTGGAAATCATCCTGAACTGCagatttttctcttcctgctgttctTAGTGATCTATGTTGTGACCATGGCTGGGAACATCCTCATCATGGTGCTAGTTGTGactgatcagcaccttcacacctccatgtacttcttcctggggaatCTGTCCTGCTTGGAGATCTGCTACACCTCCACCATCCTACCGAGGATGCTGGCCAGTTTCCTGACTGGGGACAGAACCATTTCTGTAACTGGTTGCCTAATACAATTATATTTCTTTGGTTCTCTAGTTGACACAGAATGTTACCTCCTAGCTGCAATGTCTTATGATCGGTATTTAGCAATATGCAAACCACTGCACTATGGAACCCGTATGAATAACAGGTTCTGCTTCCAGCTAGCAGCTGGCTCTTGGGTAAGTGCATTTTTGGCTGTTATCATTGTCATAATTTTAATGTCACGGTTAATTTTCTGTGGCCCTaatgaaattgaccatttcttttgtgatcTCACCCCAATGATAAAACTGTCCTGCAGTGATACCCATAAGATGGAATTTGTGACCTTTTGGGGCTCtgttttatttactttacctCCATTTCTGTTGACCATGACATCCTACGTTTATATCATAATTGCcatcctgagaatcccttccACCACTGGGAGACAAAAGACCTTTTCTAtctgctcctcccacctcattgTGGTGACCATTTTCTATGGGACCCTGATGATTGTCTATATCTTACCAAAAACTGAGAAGCTGAGGGAGCTCAACAAAGTGTTCTCCCTATTTGCTACACAGTCCTGACGCCCCTGCTCAATCTcctgatctacagcctgagaaacaaagatGTCCAGTTGGCCTTCAGAAAAGCTGTCAGGAAATATGTGGCTTTCATGAATGAATGGACTGAAGGTGAAATGACATGGAGATGCTGTAATCTCAGCCCCTTCACCCAAGAAGCAGAATCTTGCACACCAGTTTGTCAGAGGCGTGCGTTGTAACTTGCTCAGAGTGGGTCACAGGTGATAAGGGTTATCTAAACCTGTGTGTAGAAAGGAgagttggaggggaaaaaatggcacCTACTGATTTACTTGAAGTAACCTATGGACTTAGAGGTTTTCATGATTTCTGGGATGGTCACCAAAGGCCAGACCCAccaagggacttaggcacctaaacttcATATTTAGGCACTGCTGTGATCCACAacctccccccatacacacacttagCTGCCACTTAACCCTCAATTCACTAGACACCAAACTGTTTGTTGTAAGTTCCCTAAGAATCTAACTTTCTGTTTCTGAGAATAAACCcaagggaaggggaaatgaaCTAGGGTCTCCTCCTACACCTGGGGTGAGGTCCCTAGCCACGGGGACTACAAGTTTTAAAGGAGAGCTCTTCTCCCTCTAGCTGTTTTGTGTTTCCAGTTCATAGCTCGCCAGTGGAGAAATGCACCTCCCTGAAGCCCAGATTTTGGTGCCGATCTCTCTGAGGGGCATGGCTTAGTATGCACTCCTCATGTCAGCATCTGGTCTTGGCTAGATTAAGCAACTCCCAACCTAAGTGCTGGGTTTTGTGGATTCCATTCTCAGGCCCCTAGCTCTCCCTATGCATCTCATGTTGCGGCCCAGGGGCTGCTTGTTGCCCACTGGCAGAAGACACAGGGTGAATAATGGTTGAGGTATCCTCTGGGTCTACTCTCCACAAACTAGTTCAGCAAAGGGCGCCATGGAAGGTGGCAACAGAAAGCCCATGTCACGCTGGTCATCATCAGCATTGTGAGATGTACTGATAATATGTGAAGAAttatgaaaattatgttctttatTTATGGCTTGTGAGTTGGGGCCGGTCACCAGAAGTCAATAAACAGTCTGAATATATGTAGTAAATTGAGTATTGTATGGGTCACAATGGACTCCCATTTTTACAGTTCAGTGAATTAGCAATGAAGGGATTGTAACATCTTCTGAGAGAGGGAGGTTTATaaaccagcaggagagagatggcAATAAATTTTTGGACTCACTCCGTGTCCTTCACCTACAGAATATGTTTAAAGTAAATGCTGGTAGGAGAACCACTTTGGCTGAGCTAAACTTCATAGACAGGAGGATATCATGTTATAGCTAAGTTGAGACTCTTATGTGTTTTGATGTTTTATTGTCTATGTAACCCTTTCTTTTTAATACTTCTTCTGGCTACCATTTGAATCTCAGATCTTCCTTAAATAAATTTCTATTTGCTTTCCCTCTGAtccaagtgctgtgtgttaaaaGCAGAGCTGAGGTGTCCCGTTCCTTCAGGAATAGAAGATTTCTCAAAAGGAAATCGATAACACAGCACCCGTAATCTATGGCATCACAACCTGGTTCATCATAATAACTGGATCTTCTTGCTATCCACAAACATGATCAAATAGCCACCCCACGAACTCCACACACCTTTACAATGTTGATGTGATTGAAGAGGTGCAGGCTTCAAACCGCAAACCCAGGTTAGATATTATCAAAATTATCTCTAGTAATAACTTTTAATAAATTATCCTCAGTAAGAGCTAGGCTCTATAAATAGACTGTGAATTTCCTCTATGTTTTTTTCGGGTCATCTCTCCACTAACGTCAGGCCCACAGAATTCCCATTGGTGCTCTAGGCAGAGGAAAACTCTTTGAGATGTTTTCAAAACCAATCCAATCTTCCAAAACCTCAAGGTCCCCGAAACCCTTCACATTCCAGAGACCCTGACCCTCGGATCACTGCCTCACCCCTGTATTCAGAGTTTGTGTAAAATCAATATCAATAGGATTAGTGGAAATTGGATGCTGATTGGAAATTTTCTAATGGAACAACATTCCATCAGGAATGTGTTTGATTCATTAAACTCAAAGCTTTCCATTGGAACAGTGTTCTTTTCAGTGAAATTTAGCTTTGTGAATACATATAATTTTAacaataaatttaaaaagaaataaaattatatagactTACAGATAATAATATAAATGAAAAGgatataaaatcaaaataataaacattctaaaattataaaagaaatagaagtaaaaatacaatataaaaaagtaaaataaactaaATCAAAAGGACATAAAGTAAGAAAAAAcactataaaattataaaataaaaataaaattaactgtaaaaacataaaaataaaacaaaaccaaagattATAGCATCaaagtaataaatataaaatgtaataaaaataatataatgatatttaaaacaaaatgcatacaagaaaatatttgtaaatggaaaattaaaaaatatatatatttaaaatagaaatagtaACAAATAGAAGTGAAATGCGCTGGATGAGAGTCCCTGGGGACCTGTGCTCCTCCATCACACGTCaggtgaccaatgccaggtgcttcagagggaatgaagagaacaggtcaattattgagtgatccatcctctatcATTCAGAGGCAGTCAGGGGTTTATGGAaatccagagcatggagttgtattcctgcccatcctggcgaatagccattgatggacatatcctgcatgaatgtatctagttctttttttaaccttgttatagtcttggccttcacaacatcctctggcgaggagttccacagattgattgtgaattttgtgaaaaatacttcattttatttgttttaaacctgctgcctattaatttcatttagtgacccctagctcttgtgaAACGTGAAGgggtgaataacacttccttattcacttttgctacattttcatgattttatagaactcctccttagtcatctctgtTTTCTAAACTGattagtcccagtcttttcaatctttcctcatgtggaagctgttccatacctttaattatctttgttgctcttctccgcACCTTCTACAatactaatatttatttttttcagatgggtgaccaaaactgcattcggtattcaaggtgtgggtgtaccatggatttgtatagtggtattatgatattttatgtctcattatctacccctttcttaatcattcccaactttttgttagcttttttgactaccgctacacattgagtggatgttttcaaagaactatccacaatgactccaagatctctttcttgtgtggtaacagctaatttagaccccatcattttgtatgtatagctgggattatgttttccaatgtgcattacttgtcacttatcaacactgaatttcattggacattttgttgcccagtcacccagctttTTGAGATCCTTTGGTAGCTcctcacagtctgcctgggacttaactatcttgagtagttttgtattatctgaaaattttgccacctcactttttacctctttttttcagatcatttataaatactTTGAACcacactggtcccagtacagacccctgggggacaccattatttacttctctccattctgaaaactgaccatttattcctaccctttgtttcctatctttaacacaattactgatccatgagaggaccttccttcttagcCCATGacatcttactttgcttaagagccttgggtGAGGGACCTTGTGCCATATTGagtcttccccaacaaatcatgttcaacTCTGTGTCTGACAAGTCTGttcttactatagtttcaaccaatttttctggtactgaagtttggcttacaggcctgtaattgccaggatcacctctggagccctttttaaaaattggcattatatttgctatcctccagtcatctggtacagaagctgatttaaatgataagttacagactacagttagtttGACACTGCAACCTGGGACAGTTCCTCTGATTTGTCACTTAAGGTATGGGattctccctcccatcctctgcagtgatgaCCAATGCAAAggatttatttagtttctccacagcAGCCTTATCTTCctggagtgctcctttagcacctcagtcatcCATCCAATGGTCCCACTGGTTGTTGGGCAGTCTTCCTGCCTatgatgtacttaattttttttttggctgttagtttttgtgtccttaGCTAGTTGGCAATCAGTTAGTCCCTGATTATGTGAGTAAGAACAGCCTAGGCAAACATCTGAACAAAAGAATGCTGGATGCCACCTCAGaggcccatctccagccatggccatccctgatgcttcagagaaaggagacaaataaaCACCTCTCCTAATATACATTGCTGGTGGGTGATCCCCTTCCTGACCcaaaaccctgaagcatgaactttAGGAACCTAAGatataaaccagaagtgagccccATGGCTACTGAGCTCTTCCCCCACACCATCACAAGAAATACACTCATACATTTATCCATCTCTCTctgaaaactaattaagttgtgtCCCCCTACAGCTCCTGTtcgaaggctgttccaaaacAGCACCCCTCTGACAGTGAGAAACCTTCTTTTCATTtacagcctgaatttgttcatggccattTATATCCACTTTTTTTTGTTCCAACAAAGAGACAGAATTAGGAAGAGGAGCTCTGGCATAACTTTTATCCCAGCACTTAGGAGTCTTATCTGGGATGAGGGAGACCCCCGCTTCAAGTGTCTGATGAGGATAAATCATTTAAACAGGTATCTGTCCCCGCCCATGTGTGTTCCTGACCCCTGGGGTCATGGGATGTCCTGATGTGggtctctctctcaatctctcccgTTGAAGCCTGGGACCCTTTGTGAATCTAACCCCAACTGGGGATCAAATCTATTGGTTCTGTCATAATGTTGCATATGGGTCACAAATATGCATGCCAATATCAGGTCAGACTGTCATAAGTCAGCACACACGCCCAAAACTGATGATATACTATCATTTGGTTTAACCAGGCCAGCAATAAATATGTGCTCACCATGAAGCCCCAGAAAATCCTCTTAGACAGGCGGTTTCTATTAGCACCCAGATAAAATGGACTTCtgtgatgaaaggttattaaTACCAAAATCATCACACATTATGTCACTTACCCCcaggagggggtggcaggcagctctgtgtactgccgcctctgcagctcccattggctgcagtccccagccaatgggaattgtGTTGCTAGCACTCAGGGCACAGGGGCacagtgcgcagagctgcctgctgcacccagtctaggagcagccaggacaggttacTGCTTGCGGGGAACCACTCGAGGTAAGTGGTCCCTGGATCCGACATCCCATaccccttcccatgccccaatcccctgccccgagccccctcctgcacccaaactcccttccagagcccatgccccaaaccccctcacgggcccagccccctgccagcacccTCCAACCAGACTATAAACTGGAAGTTCAATGAAAATCATAAATGcgggtttatagagctttccaattggtgaagtgccagataaaacagcttttactgtacatcCTTTTGGTCTAGAGTTAATGAAGTATAATGCACATCACCAAGTTGATCACTCAAGACAATAGCACTAACATGTCCCTTTAATCTATACCTACACGTGAATTTGCTCAAATGTACCACAAGCTTTTAGCATTTATTTGGTCTTCATACACGAGTGAATTACCCTATTTCTCCAGATTGAACCTGAGCCTGAGCTTCTCTGCCAGGGTCACAGGCTCCAGTAGAGCTATAGCTGATTTACATATTCTGGGGATCTGGCCAATTGACTTCAAAGGATCAATGCTGATTTAGAGCAGTAGAAGACTTGGCCCGAAGTGTCAGTCATCTACCTGAGCTGAGAATGTCCCAAATATGGATCGATGCTGATTTAGAGCAGTTGAAGACTTGGCCCGAAATGTCAGTCATCTACCTGAGCTGAGAATGTCCCAAATACTGTTCAAGGCTAATTCcctactctggcacttcaagtgcagaaggtggggccctcAAGAATTctaaaattaatactggccactccacacttatattaaactcccaaggttacagcttctttctgaccttggattggttgATTCTGCCActacccaagtgcagaacccctttgaaaGCCCAGGAAGGCCAActttgggaattccttcctgtttgGTACCCttaagccctttcacacacacccattcaaggaagagctgagaaagaaaaaaaaaaaggaaatcagctgttgccaccagctaattaaaca
The nucleotide sequence above comes from Chelonoidis abingdonii isolate Lonesome George unplaced genomic scaffold, CheloAbing_2.0 scaffold0617, whole genome shotgun sequence. Encoded proteins:
- the LOC116832164 gene encoding olfactory receptor 10A7-like, coding for MQPMANRKWRNQTSITEFILLGFGNHPELQIFLFLLFLVIYVVTMAGNILIMVLVVTDQHLHTSMYFFLGNLSCLEICYTSTILPRMLASFLTGDRTISVTGCLIQLYFFGSLVDTECYLLAAMSYDRYLAICKPLHYGTRMNNRFCFQLAAGSWVSAFLAVIIVIILMSRLIFCGPNEIDHFFCDLTPMIKLSCSDTHKMEFVTFWGSVLFTLPPFLLTMTSYVYIIIAILRIPSTTGRQKTFSICSSHLIVVTIFYGTLMIVYILPKTEKLRELNKVFSLFATQS